The following proteins come from a genomic window of Larimichthys crocea isolate SSNF chromosome III, L_crocea_2.0, whole genome shotgun sequence:
- the eloal gene encoding elongin A, like, producing MANSSDVVKKVMRFKLQLSDTAESATVLKILQKLKDLDITLDILAETGIGKTVNSLRRHEQAGELAKSLVRGWKRLVPKESTSHTEDGDVSESLTFKEKLDDQNCQNHGSLTVEDLNNNCLTSHDDALSKTGNRKAVLQKQCEEQNENQEKSQQENQNISQYDVLKKKIEIQQDKKDNSVSHEKKTDQSNRKSGDGDALLGSENPEDNSSSGKLGSEKESNKKSKPSKELSKEGNESFSLESSDKYSKTLDDRSSGTLNSSEAQNRKRKKTGKEKHAALKESENEEHPKHKAKIKPKDRESNRHLEEPSMSFESCLNYDVNVFKRKERSGVKNPPKKIKTAVKDPGMKHFKSPTMSINVTSPKQQFKESVMSLMNIPLPAVLPECEQPSSFEYFERRVEKETDFCDVSEESAGFTGQRLNKKMQVYSGAKTIFLPTMMSLHQQCIRTLQNNINLLYETGGVPFEILEPVLERCTPEQLLRIEEYNPVYIGVTDHLWGKHCQRDFKDSKLQEYESWKEMYVRLSEERERKLQRLTKSIVSAHSNKPKGRQVKMAFIHTVAKPPRDVRIQQEIHGTAVQQPHQLRCSVKIQDNRSRPSCNEPSRSSSTTSGAGNTQDPRKKTRVAPMMAKSLKAFKKQLGRR from the exons ATGGCCAACAGCTCTGATGTGGTGAAGAAAGTCATGCGGTTCAAACTTCAGCTCTCAGACACAGCAGAGTCTGCTACG GTTCTAAAAATTTTGCAGAAACTCAAGGATCTGGATATCACATTAGACATTCTTGCT GAGACAGGAATTGGCAAAACTGTTAACTCGTTGCGCAGACATGAACAGGCTGGAGAACTTGCCAAGTCACTAGTTAGGGGTTGGAAAAGATTGGTCCCTAAAGAATCCACAAG CCACACAGAAGATGGGGATGTGTCAGAGAGTTtaacttttaaagaaaaactggaCGACCAAAACTGTCAAAATCATGGAAGTCTGACAGTGGAGGATTTAAACAATAATTGCTTAACATCTCATGACGACGCTCTCTCCAAAACAGGGAATAGGAAAGCTGTTTTACAGAAACAATGTGAAGAACAGAatgaaaatcaagaaaaaaGTCAACAAGAAAACCAGAATATCTCTCAGTATGATgtcttgaaaaagaaaattgaaatcCAACAGGATAAAAAGGACAATTCAGTTTCCCATGAGAAGAAAACTGATCAGAGCAATAGAAAATCAGGAGACGGTGATGCTTTGCTTGGAAGTGAAAACCCAGAGGACAACTCCAGTAGTGGAAAATTGGGGTCAGAAAaagagtcaaataaaaaatcaaagcCATCAAAAGAATTGTCAAAGGAAGGCAACGAATCATTTTCATTAGAGTCCAGTGACAAATATTCCAAAACCTTAGATGACAGATCTTCAGGAACATTGAATAGCTCAGAGGCTCagaacagaaaaaggaaaaaaacggGTAAAGAGAAGCATGCTGCTCTGAAAGAGTCTGAAAATGAGGAACACCCAAAACACAAGgccaaaataaaacccaaagaCAGGGAGAGTAACAGACACCTAGAGGAGCCATCCATGTCTTTTGAATCATGCCTGAACTATGACGTGAATGTTTTCAAGAGAAAAGAACGATCTGGAGTGAAGAACCCTCCCAAAAAAATCAAGACAGCAGTAAAGGATCCTGGCATGAAACATTTCAAGTCACCTACGATGTCTATAAATGTAACCTCTCCAAAACAG CAATTTAAGGAGTCGGTAATGAGCCTGATGAACATTCCTTTACCTGCTGTTCTGCCTGAATGTGAACAACCATCCAGTTTTGAGTACTTTGAGAGGAGAG TTGAGAAGGAGACAGATTTCTGTGACGTCTCTGAGGAGTCTGCAGGCTTCACAGGTCAGCGACTTAACAAGAAGATGCAAGTGTACTCTGGTGCCAAGACCATTTTCCTCCCAACCATGATGAGCTTGCACCAGCAGTGTATCCGCACGCTGCAGAATAATATTAACT TGCTTTATGAAACTGGTGGAGTCCCATTTGAAATCCTTGAGCCGGTGTTGGAGAGGTGTACACCAGAGCAGCTGCTACGCATTGAAGAATACAATCCA GTCTACATTGGAGTGACTGACCACTTATGGGGGAAACATTGTCAGAGGGACTTCAAAGACTCCAAACTTCAGGAGTATGAATCATGGAAAGAGATGTACGTCAGGCTGTCTgaggagagggaaaggaaaCTCCAAAGACTGACAAAAAGCATTGTCTCTGCACATTCTAACAAACCCAAAG gtcggCAGGTGAAGATGGCATTTATTCACACGGTTGCCAAGCCACCGAGAGATGTGCGAATTCAGCAGGAAATACATGGAACTGCTGTTCAGCAGCCTCATCAGCTCAGGTGCAG TGTCAAGATTCAGGACAACAGATCAAGGCCCAGTTGTAATGAGCCCAGCAGATCCAGCAGCACGACTTCAGGGGCAGGCAATACACAAGACCCTCGCAAAAAAACAA GAGTTGCTCCAATGATGGCAAAGTCCTTGAAGGCATTTAAGAAACAGCTGGGACGCAGATAA
- the klhl31 gene encoding kelch-like protein 31 isoform X2 gives MAPKKNKTTKKSKGDINEMTIMVEDSPINKINGLNTLLEGGNGFSCISTEVTDSVYAPNLLEGLSNMRHDSFLCDLTVATKSKSFDVHKVVMASCSEYIRNILKKDSSLQKIDLNDLSPVGLATAITYAYSGKLTLSLYSIGSTIAAALLLQIGTLVKMCSDFLMQELSVENCMYVANIADAYDLKETKEASQKFMRENFIEFSEMEQFLKLTYEQISDFLSDDSLQLPSEITAFQIAMKWLDFDEKRLKYAADLLTHIRFGTISAQDLVNHVQSVPRMMQDSECHRLLVDAMNYHLLPYQQNILQSRRTKIRGGLKVILTVGGRPALTEKSLSKDVLYRDADNVWNKLTEMPAKSFNQCVAVLDGFLYVAGGEDQNDARNQAKHAVSNFCRYDPRFNTWTHLSNMIQRRTHFSLNTFNGLLFAIGGRNTDGVQASMECYVPSSNQWQMKSPMDVPRCCHASSLIDGKILVTGGYINNAYTRAVCSYDPSTDTWQDRSSLSTPRGWHCGATVGDRAYVIGGSQLGGRGERVDVLAVESYNPHNGQWSYCAPLHTGVSTAGISILNNKVYLLGGWNEGEKKYKKCIQVYNPDLNEWTEDDELPEATVGISCCVVNIPTRKTRESRASSVSSAPI, from the exons ATGGCACCGAAAAAGAACAAGACGACCAAAAAGAGTAAAGGAGACATAAATGAAATGACCATAATGGTTGAGGACAGCCCCATCAACAAGATCAATGGGTTAAACACTCTGTTAGAGGGAGGAAACGGCTTCAGCTGCATTTCAACTGAAGTCACTGATTCAGTGTATGCCCCAAACCTCCTGGAGGGTTTGAGCAACATGAGACATGATAGCTTCCTCTGTGATCTAACTGTTGCCACCAAGTCAAAGTCATTCGATGTCCACAAGGTTGTCATGGCCTCTTGCAGCGAGTACATTCGAAACATCTTGAAGAAGGATTCGTCCCTCCAGAAGATCGACCTGAATGACCTCTCACCTGTTGGTCTAGCCACAGCAATCACATATGCTTACTCCGGAAAGCTGACCCTGTCCCTGTACAGCATCGGCAGCACTATTGCTGCAGCCCTGCTGCTGCAGATTGGCACCTTAGTGAAGATGTGTAGTGATTTCCTCATGCAGGAGCTCAGTGTGGAGAACTGCATGTATGTGGCTAATATTGCTGATGCCTATGACCTGAAAGAAACCAAGGAGGCATCTCAGAAGTTCATGCGGGAGAACTTCATCGAGTTTTCTGAGATGGAGCAGTTCCTGAAGCTCACCTATGAGCAGATCAGTGATTTCCTCTCAGATGATTCCCTGCAGCTTCCTTCTGAGATCACGGCCTTCCAGATCGCCATGAAATGGTTGGACTTTGACGAGAAGAGGTTGAAGTACGCAGCAGATCTCCTAACTCACATCCGCTTCGGCACTATCTCTGCCCAAGACCTGGTGAATCATGTCCAGAGTGTTCCTAGAATGATGCAAGACTCAGAGTGCCATCGTCTCCTTGTTGACGCCATGAATTACCACCTGCTGCCATACCAACAGAACATCCTCCAGTCACGCAGAACAAAGATACGCGGTGGCCTCAAGGTGATACTCACAGTCGGCGGACGCCCTGCCTTGACAGAGAAATCTCTCAGCAAAGACGTCCTCTACAGAGATGCAGATAACGTTTGGAATAAGTTGACAGAAATGCCAGCAAAGAGCTTTAATCAGTGTGTGGCTGTCTTGGATGGCTTCCTGTATGTGGCAGGTGGTGAGGACCAGAATGATGCAAGGAACCAGGCTAAACATGCTGTTAGCAACTTCTGCAG ATATGACCCCCGCTTCAACACTTGGACCCATTTGAGTAACATGATCCAGAGGCGCACCCACTTCAGCCTCAACACCTTCAATGGCCTTCTGTTTGCCATTGGAGGGCGAAACACTGATGGTGTTCAGGCCTCAATGGAGTGCTATGTGCCCTCCTCCAACCAGTGGCAGATGAAATCTCCCATGGATGTGCCCCGCTGCTGTCATGCCAGCTCCCTCATCGATGGCAAGATCCTTGTAACAGGAGGTTACATCAACAATGCCTACACCAGGGCCGTGTGCTCGTATGACCCCTCCACTGACACCTGGCAGGATAGGAGCAGTCTGAGCACACCCCGAGGCTGGCATTGCGGTGCCACCGTGGGAGACCGAGCCTACGTCATCGGTGGAAGTCAGTTGGGAGGTCGTGGGGAGAGGGTGGATGTCCTCGCTGTCGAATCTTACAACCCTCACAACGGGCAGTGGAGCTACTGCGCACCTCTTCACACAGGAGTTAGCACGGCCGGTATTTCCATTTTGAACAACAAGGTCTATCTCCTTGGAGGCTGGAACGAGGGCGAGAAGAAGTACAAGAAGTGCATTCAGGTTTACAATCCTGACCTCAATGAATGGACTGAGGATGATGAATTGCCAGAAGCTACAGTCGGCATTTCATGCTGTGTCGTCAACATACCCACACGGAAAACACGAGAGTCCAGAGCCAGTTCAGTGTCTTCTGCACCA atCTGA
- the klhl31 gene encoding kelch-like protein 31 isoform X1 codes for MAPKKNKTTKKSKGDINEMTIMVEDSPINKINGLNTLLEGGNGFSCISTEVTDSVYAPNLLEGLSNMRHDSFLCDLTVATKSKSFDVHKVVMASCSEYIRNILKKDSSLQKIDLNDLSPVGLATAITYAYSGKLTLSLYSIGSTIAAALLLQIGTLVKMCSDFLMQELSVENCMYVANIADAYDLKETKEASQKFMRENFIEFSEMEQFLKLTYEQISDFLSDDSLQLPSEITAFQIAMKWLDFDEKRLKYAADLLTHIRFGTISAQDLVNHVQSVPRMMQDSECHRLLVDAMNYHLLPYQQNILQSRRTKIRGGLKVILTVGGRPALTEKSLSKDVLYRDADNVWNKLTEMPAKSFNQCVAVLDGFLYVAGGEDQNDARNQAKHAVSNFCRYDPRFNTWTHLSNMIQRRTHFSLNTFNGLLFAIGGRNTDGVQASMECYVPSSNQWQMKSPMDVPRCCHASSLIDGKILVTGGYINNAYTRAVCSYDPSTDTWQDRSSLSTPRGWHCGATVGDRAYVIGGSQLGGRGERVDVLAVESYNPHNGQWSYCAPLHTGVSTAGISILNNKVYLLGGWNEGEKKYKKCIQVYNPDLNEWTEDDELPEATVGISCCVVNIPTRKTRESRASSVSSAPVSI; via the exons ATGGCACCGAAAAAGAACAAGACGACCAAAAAGAGTAAAGGAGACATAAATGAAATGACCATAATGGTTGAGGACAGCCCCATCAACAAGATCAATGGGTTAAACACTCTGTTAGAGGGAGGAAACGGCTTCAGCTGCATTTCAACTGAAGTCACTGATTCAGTGTATGCCCCAAACCTCCTGGAGGGTTTGAGCAACATGAGACATGATAGCTTCCTCTGTGATCTAACTGTTGCCACCAAGTCAAAGTCATTCGATGTCCACAAGGTTGTCATGGCCTCTTGCAGCGAGTACATTCGAAACATCTTGAAGAAGGATTCGTCCCTCCAGAAGATCGACCTGAATGACCTCTCACCTGTTGGTCTAGCCACAGCAATCACATATGCTTACTCCGGAAAGCTGACCCTGTCCCTGTACAGCATCGGCAGCACTATTGCTGCAGCCCTGCTGCTGCAGATTGGCACCTTAGTGAAGATGTGTAGTGATTTCCTCATGCAGGAGCTCAGTGTGGAGAACTGCATGTATGTGGCTAATATTGCTGATGCCTATGACCTGAAAGAAACCAAGGAGGCATCTCAGAAGTTCATGCGGGAGAACTTCATCGAGTTTTCTGAGATGGAGCAGTTCCTGAAGCTCACCTATGAGCAGATCAGTGATTTCCTCTCAGATGATTCCCTGCAGCTTCCTTCTGAGATCACGGCCTTCCAGATCGCCATGAAATGGTTGGACTTTGACGAGAAGAGGTTGAAGTACGCAGCAGATCTCCTAACTCACATCCGCTTCGGCACTATCTCTGCCCAAGACCTGGTGAATCATGTCCAGAGTGTTCCTAGAATGATGCAAGACTCAGAGTGCCATCGTCTCCTTGTTGACGCCATGAATTACCACCTGCTGCCATACCAACAGAACATCCTCCAGTCACGCAGAACAAAGATACGCGGTGGCCTCAAGGTGATACTCACAGTCGGCGGACGCCCTGCCTTGACAGAGAAATCTCTCAGCAAAGACGTCCTCTACAGAGATGCAGATAACGTTTGGAATAAGTTGACAGAAATGCCAGCAAAGAGCTTTAATCAGTGTGTGGCTGTCTTGGATGGCTTCCTGTATGTGGCAGGTGGTGAGGACCAGAATGATGCAAGGAACCAGGCTAAACATGCTGTTAGCAACTTCTGCAG ATATGACCCCCGCTTCAACACTTGGACCCATTTGAGTAACATGATCCAGAGGCGCACCCACTTCAGCCTCAACACCTTCAATGGCCTTCTGTTTGCCATTGGAGGGCGAAACACTGATGGTGTTCAGGCCTCAATGGAGTGCTATGTGCCCTCCTCCAACCAGTGGCAGATGAAATCTCCCATGGATGTGCCCCGCTGCTGTCATGCCAGCTCCCTCATCGATGGCAAGATCCTTGTAACAGGAGGTTACATCAACAATGCCTACACCAGGGCCGTGTGCTCGTATGACCCCTCCACTGACACCTGGCAGGATAGGAGCAGTCTGAGCACACCCCGAGGCTGGCATTGCGGTGCCACCGTGGGAGACCGAGCCTACGTCATCGGTGGAAGTCAGTTGGGAGGTCGTGGGGAGAGGGTGGATGTCCTCGCTGTCGAATCTTACAACCCTCACAACGGGCAGTGGAGCTACTGCGCACCTCTTCACACAGGAGTTAGCACGGCCGGTATTTCCATTTTGAACAACAAGGTCTATCTCCTTGGAGGCTGGAACGAGGGCGAGAAGAAGTACAAGAAGTGCATTCAGGTTTACAATCCTGACCTCAATGAATGGACTGAGGATGATGAATTGCCAGAAGCTACAGTCGGCATTTCATGCTGTGTCGTCAACATACCCACACGGAAAACACGAGAGTCCAGAGCCAGTTCAGTGTCTTCTGCACCAGTCAGTATATAA
- the gclc gene encoding glutamate--cysteine ligase catalytic subunit codes for MGLLTQGSPLNWEETKKYADHIRKHGIIQFLNIYNKVKERQKDVLKWGDEVEYMLVELDDKNEKVRIVLNGREILETLQEQGENINPNHPTLWRPEYGSYMIEGTPGQPYGGTMSEFNTVEGNMGKRRREASSVLNQNETLCTITAFPRLGCPGFTKPEYRPTPVEKGVSKSLFFPDEAINHHPRFSTLTRNIRHRRGEKVAINVPIFKDKCTPSPFVEEFPEDDGEAARAALPDHIYMDAMGFGMGNCCLQVTFQACSIDEARYLYDQLATFCPIVMALSAASPFYRGYVSDIDCRWGVISASVDDRTQEERGLKPLQNDKYRIFKSRYDSIDSYLSSCGEKYNDIDLTIDEEIYKQLLNAGIDKLLAQHIAHLFIRDPLSVFEEKIHLDDENESDHFENLQSTNWQTMRFKPPPPNSDIGWRVEFRPMEVQLTDFENAAYVVFVVLLTRVILSYKLDFLIPLSKVDENMKVAQKRNAVQEGMFYFRKDIYKGCNPVFDGTASAHNGLETDCADGANEEYTLMSIDTIINGKEGVFQGLIPILNCYLENMEVDVDTRCTILNYLKLIKKRASGELMTMAKWMREFVAKHPQYKQDSVLTDKINYDLFKKCDRIAKGEEQCPELIGNPVNKFK; via the exons ATGGGTTTACTGACACAGGGGTCTCCACTGAACTGGGAAGAAACCAAGAAATATGCCGACCACATCAGGAAACACGGCATCATCCAGTTTCTAAACATCTACAACAAGGTGAAGGAGCGTCAGAAAGATGTGCTGAAGTGGGGCGATGAG GTCGAGTACATGTTGGTGGAGTTGGATGACAAGAACGAAAAGGTTCGAATCGTTCTGAACGGCAGAGAAATTTTGGAAACTCTGCAAGAGCAGGGTGAAAACATAAACCCCAA TCATCCCACACTGTGGAGACCAGAGTATGGCAGCTACATGATCGAAGGAACTCCAGGTCAGCCGTATGGCGGGACCATGTCGGAGTTCAACACTGTGGAGGGCAACATGGGGAAGAGACGACGAGAGGCCTCGTCTGTCCTGAACCAGAACGAAACCCTCTGCACCATCACAGCGTTTCCAAG GTTAGGTTGCCCTGGTTTTACTAAACCAGAGTACCGGCCGACCCCTGTTGAAAAGGGAGTGTCCAAGTCACTGTTTTTCCCAGATGAAGCCATCAACCACCACCCAAGATTCAG cacCCTTACTAGAAACATACGtcacagaagaggagagaaagtcGCTATTAATGTACCAA TCTTCAAAGACAAGTGCACTCCATCTCCGTTTGTGGAAGAGTTCCCTGAGGATGACGGTGAAGCGGCGAGGGCGGCTCTGCCTGATCACATCTACATGGACGCCATGGGCTTTGGCATGGGGAACTGCTGTCTGCAG gtgACATTCCAGGCTTGTAGCATTGATGAGGCAAGATACCTTTATGACCAACTAGCAACATTCTGCCCTATAGTG ATGGCGTTGAGTGCGGCCTCACCCTTCTACAGAGGCTATGTGTCAGATATTGACTGTCGTTGGGGCGTTATCTCTGCCTCTGTGGATGACAGGACACAGGAGGAACGTGGGCTCAAG CCGTTGCAAAACGACAAATACAGGATCTTCAAGTCAAGATATGATTCGATTGACAGCTACCTGTCGAGCTGCGGTGAGAAGTACAACGACATAGATCTGACGATAGACGAGGAGATCTACAAGCAGCTGCTCAATGCAG GTATCGACAAGCTGCTGGCCCAGCACATAGCACACCTCTTCATCCGAGATCCACTCTCTGTCTTTGAGGAGAAAATTCACTTGGATGATGAAAACGAGTCCGACCACTTTGAG AACTTGCAGTCGACAAACTGGCAGACGATGAGGTTTAAACCTCCACCTCCAAACTCTGATATCGGCTGGAGAGTTGAATTCCGCCCCATGGAG gtgcaGCTAACTGACTTTGAAAACGCTGCATACGTGGTCTTTGTCGTGCTGCTCACCAGAGTAATCTTGTCCTATAAACTGGACTTTCTGATCCCTTTGTCAAAG gttgatgaaaacatgaaggtGGCACAAAAGAGAAACGCTGTCCAGGAGGGCATGTTTTACTTCAGAAAGGACATCTACAAAG GCTGTAATCCGGTCTTTGATGGCACTGCTTCTGCTCACAATGGCCTGGAGACCGATTGTGCAGATGGTGCTAACGAGGAGTACACGCTGATGAGCATTGACACCATCATCAATGGAAAG GAGGGAGTATTCCAAGGGCTTATCCCAATCCTTAACTGTTATCTGGAAAACATGGAAGTTGATGTGGACACCAGGTGCACCATTTTGAATTATCTGAAGCTCATCAAGAAACGTGCCTCAG GTGAACTGATGACCATGGCCAAGTGGATGAGGGAGTTTGTTGCAAAGCACCCGCAGTATAAGCAGGACAGCGTCCTAACTGACAAGATCAACTACGACCTGTTCAAAAAGTGCGACAGGATTGCAAAAGGCGAAGAGCAGTGCCCGGAGCTCATTGGAAACCCGGTCAACAAATTCAAATGA